One bacterium DNA window includes the following coding sequences:
- a CDS encoding LLM class flavin-dependent oxidoreductase codes for MEFGICIPHYGHPVDVSRTLEAARRAEALGFDSIWVTDHLLIPKNFEIIYREHMLDPIVLLGHLAAITQRVKIGASVIILPYRNPIVVAKQMATIDQLSGGRLIFGAAPGWLEEEFIALGLPFKERGAMTDEYLRLIRRLWTEERVSFEGKYVRFEDMVPSPRPAQRPAPPIWI; via the coding sequence ATGGAATTCGGCATCTGCATCCCCCACTACGGGCACCCGGTGGATGTCTCCCGCACGCTGGAGGCGGCCCGCCGGGCGGAGGCGCTCGGCTTCGATTCGATCTGGGTGACGGACCATCTGCTCATCCCGAAGAACTTCGAGATCATCTACCGGGAGCACATGCTCGATCCCATCGTGCTGCTCGGCCATCTCGCGGCCATTACGCAGCGGGTCAAGATCGGCGCCAGCGTGATTATTCTTCCCTACCGGAATCCGATCGTCGTGGCCAAGCAGATGGCGACGATCGATCAACTCTCCGGCGGGCGGCTGATCTTCGGGGCGGCGCCCGGCTGGCTCGAGGAGGAGTTCATCGCCCTCGGGCTTCCGTTCAAAGAGCGCGGCGCGATGACGGACGAGTACCTCCGTCTCATCCGCCGCCTCTGGACCGAGGAGCGGGTGAGCTTCGAGGGAAAATACGTCCGCTTCGAGGACATGGTGCCCTCGCCGCGGCCGGCGCAGCGTCCCGCCCCCCCGATCTGGATC